The proteins below are encoded in one region of Geobacter sp.:
- a CDS encoding PAS domain S-box protein — translation MRQRSDQPPDWNDLRDRIIGLGEHSAHKSYYPELKARLKELEDAKKSLTALNAYLQAVMDSATQVAIIATSCDGIITLFNRGAENMLGYGADELVGQATPLVFHLHEELEAHAREVGERYGVDVSGFQMFMESVVHEGAEKREWTYCCKDGSCLLVELVITAIRGEDEAITGFLGIAQDITARKRAEEEIRTLNAELEQRVAERTAQLEAVNKELESFSYSVSHDLRAPLRNMIGFTRLLLDDCPDDAAGGARGYAERIERACGKMESLIDALLQLAHLSSVELNRQTVDLSALAREICCELCEGDSGRNVRCNIDEGIVADADPMMMRSVLQNLLGNAWKYTRDVDPAVINFSVAPSWEGMAFCVSDNGAGFDTSRADKLFSAFQRFHASDRFEGTGIGLATVQRIIHRHGGVIWAESDVGKGASFWFTLA, via the coding sequence ATGCGGCAGCGCTCTGATCAGCCGCCGGACTGGAATGATCTGCGGGACCGGATCATCGGGCTGGGGGAACATTCGGCGCATAAGAGCTACTATCCCGAGCTTAAGGCTCGGCTCAAGGAGCTGGAAGACGCCAAGAAATCTCTCACCGCGCTTAACGCCTATCTTCAGGCGGTCATGGACTCTGCCACGCAGGTCGCCATCATTGCGACCTCCTGTGACGGTATCATTACCCTTTTCAATCGTGGTGCCGAAAACATGCTGGGGTATGGCGCCGATGAGCTGGTCGGCCAGGCAACCCCCCTCGTCTTCCATCTCCATGAGGAGCTAGAGGCCCACGCCAGGGAAGTGGGCGAGCGATATGGTGTCGACGTTTCCGGTTTTCAGATGTTCATGGAGAGTGTCGTCCACGAGGGGGCGGAAAAACGGGAATGGACCTATTGCTGCAAGGATGGGAGCTGTCTTCTGGTTGAGCTGGTGATCACTGCCATCCGCGGCGAGGACGAGGCCATCACCGGTTTTCTCGGCATTGCCCAGGACATCACTGCCCGGAAGCGGGCCGAAGAGGAAATCAGAACGCTGAATGCCGAGCTGGAGCAGCGCGTTGCCGAGCGTACCGCCCAGCTTGAGGCCGTCAACAAAGAGCTGGAGTCATTCAGCTATTCGGTTTCCCACGACCTGCGGGCGCCTCTCAGGAACATGATCGGCTTCACCCGGCTGCTGCTCGACGATTGCCCCGACGATGCTGCCGGGGGGGCCAGGGGCTATGCGGAACGGATCGAACGGGCCTGCGGCAAGATGGAGAGCCTGATCGATGCATTGCTGCAGCTTGCCCACCTCAGTTCCGTCGAACTGAATCGCCAGACCGTCGACCTGTCCGCCCTTGCCAGGGAGATCTGCTGTGAACTCTGCGAGGGGGATTCCGGACGTAACGTCCGCTGTAACATCGACGAGGGGATTGTGGCGGACGCCGATCCCATGATGATGCGGTCGGTCCTGCAGAACCTGCTGGGCAATGCGTGGAAATATACCCGTGATGTCGATCCGGCGGTCATCAACTTTTCCGTGGCGCCGTCATGGGAAGGGATGGCCTTCTGCGTAAGCGACAACGGTGCCGGATTCGATACCTCACGTGCCGATAAACTGTTCAGTGCCTTTCAACGGTTTCACGCTTCGGACAGGTTCGAGGGGACCGGCATCGGCCTGGCAACCGTACAGCGGATCATCCATCGCCATGGCGGGGTCATCTGGGCTGAGAGCGATGTGGGGAAGGGGGCGTCGTTCTGGTTCACCCTCGCGTGA